One Asterias rubens chromosome 1, eAstRub1.3, whole genome shotgun sequence genomic region harbors:
- the LOC117306824 gene encoding apoptosis regulatory protein Siva-like — MPKRACPFGEYFPNQMKVHVGVKEISQGVNREKHMRDIHEKTLALMFASQQRVQNKPKMNLTTPTVPENVTNGHHPENGGMVGVATGGCDDDGWGCSQMELLAGQCRLDHHGRIIVGQTVQPKTKAQHHVTPRCKTCSKVTLPEVSSCYACRSPLCTNCSSACLQCCNGFCSMCSMVNYDENFDRLFCLSCASQLN; from the exons ATGCCAAAGAGAGCGTGTCCATTCGGGGAATACTTCCCCAATCAGATGAAAGTCCACGTGGGGGTAAAAGAGATTTCTCAAGGAGTTAATCGAGAGAAACACATGCGAGATATTCACG AAAAGACCCTTGCATTGATGTTTGCTTCTCAGCAGAGAGttcaaaacaaaccaaagaTGAACTTAACAACGCCAACAGTACCTGAAAATGTCACAAATGGCCACCACCCAGAAAATGGTGGGATGGTCGGCGTAGCAACAGGTGGTTGTGACGACGATGGTTGGGGTTGTTCACAGATGGAGCTATTGGCAGGGCAGTGTCGTTTAGATCATCATGGGAGAATCATTGTGGGACAAACTGTACAGCCCAAGACCAAAG CTCAGCACCATGTAACACCAAGATGTAAAACCTGCAGCAAGGTTACACTACCCGAAGTGTCAAGCTGCTATGCCTGTCGGTCACCACTCTGCACTAATTGTTCAAGTGCTTGTTTGCAATGCTGCAATGGATTCTGCAGTATGTGCTCCATGGTCAA CTATGATGAAAACTTTGATAGATTGTTCTGCTTGAGTTGTGCGTCACAGTTGAATTGA
- the LOC117291051 gene encoding circularly permutated Ras protein 1-like: MEFGGKFVYLKKKRSKEDASKVEEDDEEETYCVEELDQGLNKQCMPGATADDGKTCMLDILDSAGQEEFSALREQYVRNGQCFIIVYAIDNRKSFEEAINIYKWIQRMRRTGKTPTVLCGNKSDLSDLREVPKDEGEKEAKDNGILFFETSAKTGDNVTESFHALVRNTPRTSSTYKAVVLGAGGVGKSAITLRFVNDSFVDDYDPTIEDNYVKQVVVENIPKEMLSAEPGEQVPDVPKRTTSSNPLSWVFKRGSKILGTVAGPPPLGTDAAPPPLPHRGVGSADSKSKKKMVYRKADANVVLLSLGTLEDEPTVITGDPVHCSKCQSVLSLISHLEVADEGGDGNKQWKCEFCSQVNDSLDIEEEEIPKEKSVDYLLAAAEGKATSSDKAGGDNMAACTGTTVYCIDISGSMASTTQISNLQSEWMAVQGQGTAGPQYVSRLACMQMAVKRQLERYELENPDKKVMLVTFTQEVKVYGDCSELPVTITGQKLNDTQVLINEGKEIATRLNTQPLSVTCNPLKQQVSQLSEAGSTALGPGLAVCLGLLAKQPGSEIILCTDGMPNQGVGSLQGRANDTDFYDEAGRIAEEQQTTISIIGIKTDDHCAFEQVSRCVSISSGTVNILNPQELTRQIRNLGQAKVIATNVQVTLMLHPTLQFDPETEGAEAAKKSKIVKNFGNIQQSTDLTFSFQLRPENSAQELQKLPFQVQIKYTKMDGRRFLRIITEEREATTDRQQMEETMNAAVTSVAAMRQAAALAQRNQTEEARLHLFSNRRFLSRGQANHSGHAESAASYLVAASNLDDMLQKRTASGPTKMKGRSASAKMRKGQAPKLGALSNDDDDDEVDDDMYSAQLNQHTRSNLQSYMPAKSKASYAKKNRSVPNTAIREQYYNIKSSDDLKKK, from the exons ATGGAATTCGGCGGGAAGTTTGTTTACCTGAAGAAGAAGAGGAGCAAGGAAGACGCTTCTAAGGTggaggaagatgatgaagaagagACTTATTGTGTCGAAGAACTCGACCAGGGACTAAATAAGCAGTGTATGCCAGGAGCTACTGCTGATGATGGCAAG ACATGCATGTTGGATATTTTAGACTCCGCAGGACAAGAGGAATTTTCAGCCCTAAGGGAGCAG TATGTTCGAAATGGCCAGTGCTTTATCATTGTCTATGCGATTGACAACAGAAAATCATTTGAAGAAGCTATCAACATTTACAAATGGATCCAACGTATGAGACGGACCGGCAAAACACCCACG GTTCTTTGTGGCAATAAGTCTGATCTCTCTGACCTAAGAGAAGTTCCCAAGGATGAGGGTGAGAAAGAGGCAAAGGATAATGGCATCTTGTTCTTTGAGACGTCGGCTAAGACTGGAGACAATGTGACAGAGAGTTTCCATGCACTGGTGCGAAACACACCACGGACAAGTTCCACATACAAG GCTGTGGTTCTAGGCGCAGGAGGTGTAGGCAAATCAGCCATCACTCTGCGATTTGTGAACGACTCTTTTGTGGACGATTACGACCCGACAATTGAAGACAACTATGTGAAACAAGTGGTGGTGGAAAATATTCCAAAGGAAATGCTCTCAGCAGAACCAGGAGAACAAG TTCCTGATGTACCCAAGAGAACGACATCCAGCAATCCTCTCAGTTGGGTTTTCAAAAGAGGCTCCAAGATTCTTGGCACAGTTGCTGGCCCACCACCCCTTGGCACAGATGCTGCCCCACCACCCCTACCACATCGTGGCGTGGGTTCGGCTGATTCCAAATCCAAGAAGAAGATGGTGTACCGCAAGGCAGACGCTAACGTTGTGCTGTTGTCCTTAGGCACCCTTGAGGATGAGCCGACAGTGATAACGGGGGATCCTGTGCACTGCAG TAAGTGTCAATCTGTGCTTTCCCTAATCTCACATCTGGAAGTTGCCGACGAGGGTGGTGACGgcaataaacaatggaaatg cGAGTTCTGCAGTCAGGTCAATGACAGTTTGGATATTGAAGAAGAAGAG ATTCCTAAGGAGAAGAGTGTTGACTACCTCCTTGCTGCAGCTGAAGGGAAGGCCACATCATCGGACAAGGCTGGTGGAGACAACATGGCAGCGTGTACAGGCACAACAGTATACTGCATTGATATAAGCGGCTCTATGGCATCTACCACACAGATCTCAAACCTCCAAT CTGAATGGATGGCAGTGCAGGGGCAAGGAACAGCGGGGCCTCAATACGTCTCCAGATTGGCATGCATGCAAATGGCAGTCAAGAG ACAGCTGGAACGATACGAGTTGGAGAACCCTGACAAAAAGGTCATGTTGGTGACATTCACCCAAGAGGTCAAAGTTTACGGGGACTGCTCTGAGCTTCCCGTCACCATCACTGGGCAGAAACTAAACGACACTCAAGTCCTCATAAATGAAGGAAAGGAAATAGCGACAAGACTCAACACACAGCCACTCAGTGTGACCTGCAA TCCTCTGAAACAACAAGTCTCACAGCTCTCTGAGGCTGGCTCAACGGCCCTTGGACCAGGCCTAGCGGTCTGCCTTGGCCTTCTGGCTAAGCAGCCTGGCTCTGAGATCATTCTCTGCACTGATGGCATGCCCAATCAAGGAGTCGGTTCTCTACAAGGGAGAGCTAATGATACAGATTTCTATGATGAG GCTGGCCGTATCGCAGAGGAGCAGCAGACAACCATCTCCATCATTGGCATTAAGACGGATGACCACTGTGCCTTTGAGCAAGTCAGTAGGTGCGTCTCCATCTCCTCGGGGACGGTCAATATCCTAAACCCTCAGGAGCTGACCAGACAGATACGTAACCTTGGCCAAGCAAAGGTCATCGCAACCAACGTTCAGGTCACTCTCATGCTTCACCCGACCCTGCAGTTTGACCCGGAAACTGAAGGCGCGGAg GCTGCAAAGAAGAGCAAGATCGTCAAGAACTTTGGCAACATCCAGCAGTCAACTGACTTGACTTTCAGCTTTCAGCTACGACCCGAGAACAGCGCCCAGGAGTTACAGAAATTACCATTCCAG gttcagATCAAGTACACAAAGATGGACGGGCGTCGTTTCCTTCGCATCATCACTGAGGAACGTGAGGCGACTACTGATAGGCAGCAAATGGAAGAG ACCATGAATGCTGCAGTGACGTCAGTCGCAGCTATGCGTCAAGCCGCAGCTCTGGCTCAACGGAATCAAACTGAAGAAGCTAGGCTTCATTT GTTTTCCAATAGACGATTTTTAAGCCGGGGACAAGCGAACCACAGTGGACACGCAGAATCAGCTGCCAGCTATTTGGTGGCCGCTTCAAATCTCGATGATATGCTTCAGAAAAGG ACTGCTAGTGGACCAACAAAGATGAAGGGACGTTCTGCCAGTGCAAAGATGCGGAAAGGTCAAGCGCCAAAACTAGGTGCTCTCagcaatgatgatgatgatgatgaagtggATGATGACATGTATTCTGCTCAGCTTAACCAGCATACCAGGTCCAACCTTCAG TCCTACATGCCAGCAAAATCTAAAGCCAGCTATGCAAAGAAGAACAGGTCTGTTCCTAACACAGCAATAAGAGAGCAATACTACAACATTAAGTCATCTGATGACTTGAAGAAGAAATAA
- the LOC117295278 gene encoding cell division control protein 42 homolog, protein MSMKLVVVGDGGAGKTSLLFSYARDRFLTDHIPTVFDTYSVMVLPKDKQPTQLYLYDTAGQEDYDRLRPLSYPGTDVFLVCFSVNSATSLANVREVWVPEIRHYCPHAPFLLVGLKTDLRKSSNPEERVTYEMAKKASRHLGAVGYFECSALTRQGVRDVFEQATSHIVREREANRRCKCWRRRCSNNVVRKILCCVKHRNNSCKLRSNSVR, encoded by the exons ATGAGCATGAAATTGGTAGTTGTTGGCGACGGTGGGGCCGGTAAAACCAGCCTTCTCTTCAGCTATGCCAGGGATAGATTTCTGACGGATCACATACCGACTGTTTTCGACACGTATTCTG TGATGGTTCTCCCAAAAGACAAACAACCGACTCAGTTGTATTTGTACGACACGGCTGGACAGGAAGACTACGACCGTCTCAGACCCCTCTCCTATCCAGGCACTGATGTCTTCCTCGTGTGTTTCTCAGTCAATTCGGCCACGTCTCTAGCCAACGTTCGTGAGGTCTGGGTCCCCGAGATACGGCACTATTGCCCCCACGCCCCGTTCCTCCTGGTTGGGCTAAAGACTGATCTCCGAAAAAGTTCAAACCCGGAGGAGCGAGTTACCTACGAGATGGCCAAGAAGGCATCCCGACATCTTGGGGCTGTGGGCTACTTCGAATGTTCGGCGTTAACTCGCCAGGGAGTCCGGGATGTATTCGAACAGGCCACGTCGCATATTGTACGGGAGAGGGAAGCAAATCGTCGGTGCAAATGCTGGAGGCGACGCTGCTCCAATAATGTTGTCAGGAAAATTTTATGTTGCGTGAAACATCGAAACAACAGCTGCAAGTTAAGATCTAATTCTGTCCGGTAG